A single Fusobacterium perfoetens ATCC 29250 DNA region contains:
- the topA gene encoding type I DNA topoisomerase, which yields MKKNNKKNLVIVESPAKAKTIEKILGNNFQVTASFGHIRDLPKSSLGVDIENGFTPNYSTIRGKGEVTKNLKALAKKSDKIYLASDPDREGEAIAWHIAYTLKLDENENNRIEFNEITASAIKEAIKHPKKIDINKVNAQQARRILDRLVGYEVSPLLWKTVSSNTSAGRVQSVALKLICELEDSIKAFVPEKFWDINGEFENKINLSLYKINNKKIDKLKDEKIVEKIKSFKGEEFLVESAKVTKKTKNPPVPLKTSTLQQLSSSYLGFSATKTMKIAQGLYEGVSINGTHKGLITYMRTDSIRISEEASKMAKDYILENFGKEYVGGEIKKSTKKQENIQDAHEGIRPTTIEYTPDYLAKFLDKDQLKLYKLIWERFLISQLAPMKYEQFELICSKDNIQFRGILNKILFDGYYKVFKDEEDIPLGDFPNIKKDELLKLLKLNIKEDFTKPPARLTESSLIKKLESDGIGRPSTYATIINTLKDREYVTLKGKSFVPTELGYQVKHVLNENFKTFMNVKFTADMENKLDDIAEGKEHWQEVLEKFYSELSKNIEKYKKIIDEDENKIIVSDVICPCGKGYMIMKNGRFGRYLACNEEGCKQNISLRGIDIPMEDIQKGKIFVKDILEAKLDEKKGKLTDVFSNDGTRLLLKVGPYGSYLESENYTNDNIRVTLPSEIKKALMQNQVLIEDGIVKLNERLQVIKSEEKNILDKAGVCEKCGRPFRIGKGRFGRYLACTGYPECKNIKTLDKDGNIIEKKEKKTTKKKK from the coding sequence ATGAAGAAGAATAATAAAAAAAATCTAGTTATAGTAGAATCACCAGCAAAAGCTAAAACTATTGAAAAAATATTAGGAAATAATTTCCAAGTAACAGCTTCATTTGGACATATTAGGGATTTACCTAAAAGTTCTCTTGGTGTTGATATAGAAAATGGTTTCACTCCAAATTATTCAACTATAAGAGGAAAAGGAGAAGTTACAAAAAATTTAAAAGCTTTAGCTAAAAAATCTGATAAAATTTATCTTGCTTCTGACCCTGATAGAGAAGGAGAAGCTATAGCTTGGCATATTGCTTACACTTTAAAACTAGATGAAAATGAAAATAATAGAATAGAATTTAATGAGATTACGGCTTCAGCCATAAAAGAAGCTATAAAACATCCTAAAAAAATTGATATAAATAAAGTTAATGCTCAACAAGCTAGAAGAATTTTAGATAGGCTTGTTGGTTATGAAGTTAGTCCACTTTTATGGAAAACTGTTTCATCTAATACAAGTGCTGGTCGTGTTCAATCAGTAGCTTTAAAATTAATTTGTGAATTAGAAGACAGCATAAAGGCTTTTGTTCCTGAAAAATTCTGGGATATAAATGGAGAGTTTGAAAACAAAATTAATTTATCTCTTTATAAAATTAATAATAAAAAAATAGATAAATTGAAAGATGAAAAAATAGTTGAAAAAATAAAGTCTTTTAAAGGAGAAGAATTCTTAGTAGAAAGTGCTAAAGTTACTAAAAAAACTAAAAATCCACCTGTTCCTTTAAAAACAAGTACACTTCAACAACTTTCATCTTCATACTTAGGATTTTCAGCTACAAAAACTATGAAGATAGCTCAAGGACTATATGAGGGTGTTAGTATAAATGGAACTCATAAAGGACTTATTACATATATGAGAACTGATTCCATAAGAATTTCAGAGGAAGCTTCTAAAATGGCAAAAGATTATATTCTTGAAAATTTTGGAAAAGAATATGTTGGTGGAGAAATTAAAAAATCTACTAAAAAACAAGAGAATATTCAAGATGCTCATGAGGGAATTAGACCTACAACTATAGAATATACTCCTGATTATTTAGCTAAATTTTTAGATAAAGACCAACTAAAGTTATATAAGCTTATTTGGGAAAGGTTTTTAATTTCTCAATTAGCTCCTATGAAATATGAACAATTTGAACTTATTTGTTCAAAAGATAATATTCAATTTAGAGGAATTTTAAACAAAATCTTATTTGATGGATATTACAAAGTTTTTAAAGATGAAGAAGATATTCCATTAGGTGATTTTCCAAATATAAAAAAAGACGAATTATTAAAACTTTTAAAATTAAATATAAAAGAAGATTTTACAAAACCACCTGCAAGGTTAACAGAATCATCTCTTATTAAAAAACTAGAGTCAGATGGAATTGGTAGACCATCTACTTATGCTACTATTATCAATACTTTAAAAGATAGAGAATATGTTACTCTTAAAGGAAAAAGTTTTGTTCCTACAGAATTAGGATATCAAGTTAAACATGTTCTTAATGAAAATTTTAAAACTTTTATGAATGTTAAGTTTACTGCTGATATGGAAAATAAACTTGATGATATTGCAGAGGGAAAAGAACATTGGCAAGAAGTTCTTGAAAAATTTTATTCTGAACTTTCTAAAAATATTGAAAAATATAAAAAAATTATAGATGAAGATGAAAATAAAATTATTGTATCAGATGTTATATGTCCTTGTGGTAAAGGATATATGATAATGAAAAATGGTAGATTTGGTAGATATCTTGCTTGTAATGAAGAAGGATGTAAACAAAATATCTCTCTTCGTGGAATAGATATTCCTATGGAAGATATACAAAAAGGAAAAATATTTGTAAAAGATATCTTAGAAGCAAAATTAGATGAAAAAAAAGGAAAGTTAACAGATGTTTTTAGTAATGATGGAACTAGATTATTACTTAAAGTTGGGCCTTATGGAAGTTATTTAGAAAGTGAAAATTATACTAATGATAATATTAGAGTTACTCTTCCTAGTGAAATAAAAAAGGCTTTAATGCAAAATCAAGTTTTAATTGAAGATGGTATTGTGAAATTAAATGAGAGATTACAAGTAATAAAATCTGAAGAAAAAAACATTCTTGATAAAGCTGGAGTTTGTGAAAAATGTGGTCGACCATTTAGAATTGGTAAAGGTAGATTTGGTAGATATCTTGCTTGTACAGGATATCCAGAATGTAAAAATATTAAAACTTTAGATAAAGATGGAAATATTATAGAAAAAAAAGAAAAGAAAACTACTAAAAAGAAAAAATAA
- a CDS encoding flavodoxin family protein, translating into MKILLLNGSPRLAGNTEVALKVLKEEVEKNIKGEIETINLPKLQIKGCLGCNYCKTSGGNCITKDDGQMVAEKILESDVIIFASPVYWWGITSQMKAAIDRIYMKGEFLPQKSKKIGLITVGAAELSDEEYDIIKRQFKCICEYLKWDFVGNIDISAYEKGDILKDTTKITELKDFWKKI; encoded by the coding sequence ATGAAAATATTACTATTAAACGGAAGTCCAAGACTTGCTGGAAATACAGAAGTAGCTTTAAAAGTTTTAAAAGAAGAGGTAGAAAAAAATATAAAAGGTGAAATAGAAACTATTAATCTTCCAAAATTACAAATAAAAGGTTGCTTAGGATGTAACTATTGTAAAACATCTGGTGGGAATTGTATCACAAAAGATGATGGACAAATGGTAGCTGAAAAAATTCTTGAATCTGATGTAATTATTTTTGCTTCTCCAGTTTATTGGTGGGGAATAACTTCTCAAATGAAAGCAGCTATAGATAGAATATATATGAAAGGAGAATTCTTACCTCAAAAATCTAAAAAAATAGGATTAATTACTGTTGGAGCTGCTGAATTAAGTGATGAAGAATATGATATTATTAAAAGACAATTCAAATGTATTTGTGAATATTTAAAATGGGATTTTGTTGGAAACATAGATATTTCTGCTTATGAAAAAGGAGATATATTAAAAGATACTACTAAAATAACTGAATTAAAAGATTTTTGGAAAAAAATCTAA
- a CDS encoding APC family permease, giving the protein MNEQERIKNLTSEETQFNREIGVFGGVSIIGGIMIGSGIFYLGSYVLERVNMNLGLALLCWLIGGLISLMAGLCYAELGTLMPKAGGRTVYLTEAFHPIVGFLTGFTDWAIGGPGSVASIAIALPTALRTFFDMSDFTIKIIAIILIVVLTIYNCYGVKGSSWLQNASMVAKLIPILLIMFVAIFVGDVKPDFSLASVSTAVETSERGLIGMIAFAVVATLWAYEGWTNLNTLAEEIKNPKRNLPLSLIFGIGGVTLLYVFFNFAIFKVLPHEEIVSMIGSGDFYLGTAVAKKVLGNIGASVVVIGMVLAMFSALNGLIMAQPRMYYAMAVEGHFFKSYAYLHPKYKVPTVAIVIQGVISVVLVLLRNLEQLTILVVFSSMIFSFLSIVAVMRCRKKYPSLERPYKVWAYPVSVIITAVIFLGLVINTFIEDTTNSILGTLVLVVGVFFYMYFDKKLKKGE; this is encoded by the coding sequence ATGAACGAACAAGAGAGAATAAAAAATCTAACCTCTGAGGAAACTCAATTTAATAGAGAAATTGGAGTTTTTGGGGGAGTTAGTATTATTGGAGGAATCATGATAGGGTCAGGAATTTTCTATCTTGGTTCTTATGTTTTAGAAAGAGTTAATATGAATTTAGGATTAGCTCTTTTATGTTGGCTTATAGGGGGATTAATCTCTTTAATGGCTGGACTTTGTTATGCAGAGTTAGGAACTTTAATGCCTAAGGCTGGAGGAAGAACTGTATATTTAACAGAGGCCTTTCATCCAATTGTTGGATTCCTAACAGGATTTACAGATTGGGCTATTGGAGGACCAGGTTCTGTAGCCAGTATTGCTATTGCCTTACCAACAGCTTTAAGAACTTTTTTTGATATGAGTGATTTTACAATAAAAATAATTGCCATAATCCTTATAGTTGTATTAACAATATATAATTGTTATGGAGTTAAAGGTTCAAGTTGGCTTCAAAATGCTTCAATGGTAGCAAAATTAATACCTATTTTATTAATAATGTTTGTGGCTATTTTTGTTGGAGATGTAAAACCAGATTTTTCTTTAGCTAGTGTATCAACAGCTGTTGAAACTAGTGAAAGAGGTTTAATTGGAATGATAGCTTTTGCTGTTGTGGCTACTTTATGGGCTTATGAAGGATGGACAAACTTAAATACTTTAGCTGAAGAAATAAAAAATCCAAAAAGAAATTTACCTCTTTCTTTAATATTTGGTATAGGTGGAGTAACTTTACTTTATGTATTTTTTAACTTTGCTATATTTAAAGTTCTTCCTCATGAAGAAATAGTATCTATGATAGGTAGTGGAGATTTTTATTTAGGAACAGCTGTAGCTAAAAAAGTTCTTGGAAATATAGGAGCTTCAGTTGTTGTTATAGGAATGGTATTAGCTATGTTTAGTGCTCTTAATGGATTAATAATGGCTCAACCTCGTATGTATTATGCTATGGCTGTAGAGGGACATTTCTTCAAATCTTATGCTTATTTACATCCAAAATATAAAGTGCCAACAGTTGCTATAGTTATTCAAGGAGTTATTTCTGTAGTTTTAGTTTTATTACGTAACTTAGAACAATTAACAATTTTAGTTGTATTTTCAAGTATGATATTTAGTTTCTTATCAATAGTAGCAGTAATGAGATGTCGTAAAAAATATCCAAGCTTAGAGCGTCCTTATAAAGTTTGGGCATATCCAGTATCTGTAATAATAACAGCAGTGATTTTCTTAGGGCTAGTTATTAATACATTTATAGAAGATACAACAAACTCTATATTAGGAACTTTAGTTTTAGTAGTTGGAGTATTTTTCTATATGTATTTTGATAAAAAATTAAAAAAAGGTGAGTAA
- the sfsA gene encoding DNA/RNA nuclease SfsA: protein MEKVIYEIEINEIGSFLERPNRFISKVELKNKDIVTVHVHDSGRIKELLYEGNEVSLRKAKDLSKRKTEWDLISAKAPDGEDILLNSSFHRYISENILRDFSISPFGEVDLVKAEVKNGHSRLDYYLEKNGEKIWVEVKGVSLSENKIAIFPDAPSERAVKHLETLMEIKEKGERAAVMLLIFRDSHSFIPNYKTDKSFFETFYKAISKGVEVYPIQLKLKNGKISFIDKKINVISKENTIF from the coding sequence ATGGAAAAAGTTATATATGAAATTGAAATAAATGAAATAGGAAGTTTTTTAGAAAGACCTAATAGATTTATTTCAAAAGTAGAATTAAAAAATAAAGATATTGTAACAGTTCATGTACATGATAGTGGAAGGATAAAAGAGTTACTTTATGAAGGAAATGAAGTTTCTCTTAGAAAAGCTAAAGATTTAAGTAAAAGAAAAACAGAATGGGATTTAATTTCAGCTAAAGCTCCTGATGGAGAAGATATTCTTTTAAATTCATCTTTTCATAGGTATATTTCAGAAAATATTTTAAGAGATTTTTCAATATCACCTTTTGGAGAAGTGGATTTAGTAAAAGCTGAAGTAAAAAATGGACATAGTCGGCTTGATTATTATTTAGAAAAAAATGGAGAAAAAATTTGGGTTGAAGTGAAAGGAGTTTCACTTTCAGAAAATAAAATAGCTATATTTCCAGATGCTCCATCTGAAAGAGCAGTAAAACATTTAGAAACTTTAATGGAAATTAAAGAAAAAGGGGAAAGAGCAGCAGTAATGCTTTTAATTTTTAGAGATTCTCATAGTTTTATACCAAATTATAAAACAGATAAATCATTTTTTGAGACTTTTTATAAGGCTATAAGTAAAGGTGTAGAGGTATATCCTATTCAATTAAAGCTAAAAAATGGAAAAATATCTTTTATAGATAAAAAAATTAATGTTATTTCTAAAGAAAATACTATATTTTAA
- a CDS encoding carbon starvation CstA family protein → MSSLLILSVAIILFLIAYVTYGSWLAKQWGVDPKQVTPAHTMEDGVDYVPAKAPILLGHHFASIAGAGPITGPIQAAVFGWIPVFLWIVIGGIFFGGVQDFSSIVVSIKHGGKTLGEVIEEYIGHKCKVLFTTFAWLVILLVIAAFADIVASTFQGYTVAADGTKTYIQANGSVATASVLFIPLAIAFGFLVYRKNAPLVISSVVGVALLILCIYLGLKFPIYLSKNFWLGFVFIYIIIASVTPVWILLQPRDYLNSFLLYFMILAAFIGVVFTNPTINLPSFTGLKNSFNGQFVFPYLFITVACGAISGFHSLIGSGTTSKQLDNEKDAKMIGYGSMLIECVLAVIALITVGVLFKDGQMPNGSPAVVFATGVSGFFGAMGFNDIAVRTTFTVISLAFSAFALTSLDTATRLGRFLFQELFTSKNPEENVGIKKSFSNMYVATIITVFLGGVLCLGGYKNIWPIFGACNQLVAVPCFLGVSVWLAKTGKNNKMLFIPMIFMICATMSSLLISFKTNIVLLISGQGKLAVHGLQSVVIFFIFILAFMLVVEGTKVLIDLKKNTNSTK, encoded by the coding sequence ATGAGTAGTTTATTAATTTTATCAGTAGCTATTATTTTATTTTTAATAGCCTATGTAACATATGGTTCATGGTTAGCAAAACAATGGGGAGTAGACCCAAAACAAGTAACACCAGCTCATACAATGGAAGATGGAGTAGATTATGTACCAGCTAAAGCTCCTATTCTTTTAGGACATCACTTTGCTTCTATTGCTGGGGCAGGACCAATAACAGGACCAATTCAAGCAGCAGTTTTTGGATGGATTCCAGTATTTTTATGGATTGTTATTGGAGGAATTTTCTTTGGAGGAGTTCAAGACTTTTCATCTATTGTTGTTTCTATAAAACATGGTGGAAAAACTTTAGGAGAAGTTATTGAAGAATATATTGGACATAAATGTAAGGTATTATTTACAACATTTGCTTGGTTAGTAATTTTATTAGTTATAGCTGCTTTTGCTGATATTGTGGCTAGTACTTTCCAAGGATATACAGTAGCAGCTGATGGAACAAAAACATATATTCAAGCTAATGGTTCAGTAGCTACAGCTTCTGTATTATTTATTCCACTAGCTATAGCTTTTGGATTCTTAGTATATAGAAAAAATGCTCCACTTGTTATTTCTTCAGTTGTTGGAGTAGCTCTTTTAATACTATGTATATATTTAGGATTAAAATTTCCTATCTATTTAAGTAAAAATTTCTGGTTAGGATTTGTATTTATCTATATTATTATTGCTTCAGTTACTCCTGTATGGATTTTATTACAACCAAGAGATTATCTAAATAGTTTCTTATTATATTTCATGATTTTAGCTGCTTTTATTGGAGTTGTATTTACAAATCCAACAATTAATTTACCAAGTTTTACAGGACTAAAAAATAGTTTTAATGGACAATTTGTATTCCCATATCTATTTATTACAGTAGCTTGTGGAGCTATTTCAGGATTCCACTCATTAATTGGTTCTGGAACAACTTCAAAACAATTAGATAATGAAAAAGACGCTAAAATGATTGGATATGGTTCTATGTTAATAGAATGTGTATTAGCTGTTATTGCTTTAATTACAGTAGGAGTTTTATTTAAAGATGGTCAAATGCCAAATGGGTCACCAGCTGTTGTATTTGCTACAGGGGTTTCAGGATTTTTTGGAGCAATGGGATTTAATGATATAGCTGTTAGAACTACATTTACAGTAATTTCTCTAGCTTTCTCAGCTTTTGCTTTAACTTCACTAGATACAGCTACAAGATTAGGAAGATTTTTATTTCAAGAGTTATTTACTTCTAAAAACCCAGAAGAAAATGTAGGAATTAAAAAATCGTTTAGTAATATGTATGTAGCTACAATCATTACAGTATTTTTAGGTGGAGTATTATGTCTTGGAGGATATAAAAATATTTGGCCTATATTTGGAGCATGTAATCAATTAGTTGCTGTACCATGTTTCTTAGGAGTATCTGTATGGCTTGCTAAAACAGGAAAAAATAATAAGATGTTATTTATTCCTATGATATTTATGATTTGTGCTACTATGAGTTCTTTATTAATTTCATTTAAAACTAATATAGTATTATTAATTTCAGGTCAAGGAAAACTAGCAGTACATGGATTACAATCAGTTGTAATTTTCTTTATCTTTATTCTTGCTTTTATGTTAGTTGTAGAAGGAACAAAAGTTTTAATTGACCTTAAAAAAAATACTAATTCAACTAAGTAG
- a CDS encoding amidohydrolase, whose translation MSTQTLIFNGKVYLEREKFTEAILIEDGIIKKVGKKEELLPLCLEDCRKIDCEGRTVIPGLNDSHLHLIQFAEVLQEVSIFDCTSVEDLVERCIKFKKENPELTKHCIHAIGWNQDYFPDKRIPTRFDLDKISTEIPIILERVCGHILSTNTKAIELLEIDGNSPQWPGGTFVIGEDGYPNGVFTENACNFVKKLIPDYTMEDRERMLIKSMKQAVAYGLTSVQSNDIGTTIVKSIDEHFAMFKKLFKEGKGLLRYRHQVCFTNIEEFKKYVTDGEFTRDGYSEENWITLGPLKLFKDGSLGARTALMCKPYNDDPSTIGEHFTTTEEMEEYCAIAKEHGIQVVTHVIGDRAIKETIECYKKAFVDGKNKLRHALVHCQITDKEMLEDIAKSGILVMYQPIFLDYDMKIVEDRCGKELASTSYAFNTLDKLGGKISYGTDCPVESCNPFPNIYSAVTRKDSNGQPINGFYPEECVDVYTAIDAYTIGSAYAEFCEDRKGRIKENYYADIVILDKDIFTVDPMEIRNIKPIITMVGGKIVYSQK comes from the coding sequence ATGAGTACACAAACTTTAATATTTAATGGAAAAGTTTATCTTGAAAGAGAAAAATTTACAGAAGCTATTCTTATAGAAGATGGAATCATAAAAAAAGTTGGAAAAAAAGAGGAACTTTTACCATTATGTTTAGAAGATTGTAGAAAAATAGATTGTGAGGGAAGAACAGTAATTCCTGGATTAAATGATTCTCATTTACACCTTATACAATTTGCTGAAGTATTACAAGAAGTATCTATTTTTGATTGTACTTCAGTAGAAGATTTAGTTGAAAGATGTATAAAATTTAAAAAAGAAAATCCTGAATTAACAAAACATTGTATCCATGCTATAGGTTGGAATCAAGATTATTTTCCAGATAAAAGAATACCAACAAGATTTGATTTAGATAAAATTTCCACAGAAATTCCAATTATATTAGAACGTGTTTGTGGCCATATATTATCAACAAATACAAAAGCAATAGAATTATTAGAAATTGATGGAAATTCACCTCAATGGCCTGGTGGAACTTTTGTGATAGGTGAAGATGGATATCCTAATGGAGTATTCACAGAAAATGCTTGTAACTTTGTAAAAAAACTTATTCCAGATTATACAATGGAAGATAGAGAAAGAATGCTTATAAAAAGTATGAAACAAGCAGTTGCTTATGGGCTTACAAGCGTACAAAGTAATGATATAGGAACAACAATAGTAAAATCAATAGATGAACATTTTGCAATGTTTAAAAAATTATTTAAAGAGGGAAAAGGTCTTCTTCGTTATAGACATCAAGTTTGTTTTACAAATATAGAGGAATTTAAAAAATATGTAACAGATGGAGAGTTTACTAGAGATGGATATTCAGAAGAAAATTGGATAACTTTAGGACCTTTGAAACTTTTTAAAGATGGAAGTTTAGGAGCAAGAACAGCTCTTATGTGTAAACCATATAATGATGATCCTTCAACAATAGGAGAACATTTTACAACAACTGAAGAGATGGAAGAATATTGTGCTATAGCTAAAGAACATGGAATTCAAGTTGTTACTCATGTTATTGGAGATAGAGCTATAAAGGAAACAATAGAATGTTATAAAAAAGCTTTTGTTGATGGTAAAAATAAATTAAGACATGCTTTAGTTCATTGTCAAATTACTGATAAAGAGATGCTTGAAGATATTGCAAAATCTGGAATACTTGTTATGTATCAACCAATATTCTTAGATTATGATATGAAAATAGTAGAGGATAGATGTGGAAAAGAATTAGCTTCTACTTCATATGCTTTTAATACTCTTGACAAATTAGGTGGAAAAATATCTTATGGAACAGATTGTCCAGTAGAATCTTGTAATCCATTCCCAAATATTTATTCTGCTGTAACTAGAAAAGACTCTAATGGACAACCTATAAATGGATTTTATCCTGAAGAATGTGTAGATGTTTATACAGCAATAGATGCCTATACAATAGGTAGTGCTTATGCTGAATTTTGTGAGGATAGAAAAGGAAGAATAAAAGAAAATTATTATGCTGATATAGTTATATTAGATAAAGATATATTTACAGTTGACCCTATGGAAATTAGAAATATAAAACCTATTATAACTATGGTTGGTGGAAAAATAGTTTATTCTCAAAAATAA
- a CDS encoding branched-chain amino acid aminotransferase, whose protein sequence is MEIRVERVKELKEKPDQNKLGFGKYFTDHMFLMDYSKEKGWHDARIVPYGPLSLSPASFVLHYAQEVFEGLKAYRTKEGKVLLFRPEMNARRMQKSCERLCMPEFPEDMFVEAIEKLVEYEKEWIPSAEGTSLYIRPFMFSTEATVGVHPASNYLFAIILSPVGNYYPEGVSPVKIYVEEELVRACKGGTGFTKCGGNYAASILAQYNAQQKGYTQVLWLDGAERKYVEEVGTMNVMFLVDGEVYTSPIDGTVLPGVTRDSCIQLLKDWGYKVHEEHFTIDFLMEAARNGKLQEAFGTGTAAVISPVGELFYRGETAVINDFKTGALTQRLYDTLTGIQWGKLEDTKNWTREVK, encoded by the coding sequence ATGGAAATCAGAGTTGAAAGAGTTAAAGAGTTAAAGGAGAAACCAGACCAAAACAAATTAGGATTTGGAAAATATTTTACTGACCACATGTTTTTAATGGATTATTCAAAAGAAAAAGGATGGCATGATGCAAGAATAGTTCCTTATGGACCATTATCTTTAAGTCCAGCTTCATTTGTTTTACATTATGCTCAAGAGGTATTTGAGGGATTAAAAGCTTATAGAACAAAAGAGGGAAAAGTTTTATTATTCCGTCCTGAAATGAATGCTAGAAGAATGCAAAAATCTTGTGAAAGACTTTGTATGCCAGAGTTTCCAGAAGATATGTTTGTTGAAGCTATAGAAAAATTAGTTGAATATGAAAAAGAATGGATACCATCAGCAGAGGGAACTTCTCTATATATTCGTCCATTTATGTTTTCAACAGAAGCTACAGTAGGAGTTCACCCAGCAAGTAATTATCTATTTGCTATAATTTTATCTCCTGTAGGAAATTATTATCCAGAAGGAGTTAGTCCTGTAAAAATTTATGTTGAAGAAGAATTAGTTCGTGCTTGTAAAGGTGGAACAGGATTTACAAAATGTGGAGGAAACTATGCAGCTAGTATCCTAGCTCAATACAATGCTCAACAAAAGGGATATACACAAGTTCTTTGGTTAGATGGAGCTGAGCGTAAATATGTAGAGGAAGTTGGAACAATGAATGTTATGTTTTTAGTTGATGGAGAAGTTTATACTTCACCTATTGATGGAACAGTTCTTCCAGGGGTAACAAGAGATTCTTGTATTCAACTTTTAAAAGATTGGGGATATAAAGTACATGAAGAACATTTCACTATTGATTTCTTAATGGAAGCAGCAAGAAATGGAAAACTTCAAGAAGCTTTTGGAACAGGAACTGCAGCTGTAATATCTCCAGTAGGAGAATTATTCTATAGAGGAGAAACTGCTGTTATTAATGATTTTAAAACAGGAGCTTTAACTCAAAGATTATATGATACTCTAACAGGTATTCAATGGGGTAAACTAGAAGATACAAAAAATTGGACAAGAGAAGTTAAATAA
- a CDS encoding Na+/H+ antiporter NhaC family protein — MVGIKLDFLIAAPISTIYVAIIAWLTEKFSFNQIVEKAVNSVKEIQLVFFILMLAYAMAEAFMASGVGASIIIMSLNLGLTGKTIAVTGIIVTSILSITIGTSWGTFAACAPIFLWLNHIVGGNILLTLGAIAGGACFGDNIGLISDTTVVSSGIQKVEVIHRIRHQGVWSVGCLIVGIITFYVVSVMLGLPNISGNVNDAINQIPDNVWEVLKTERESAIILLNQVKEGVPLYMCLPLIFVLVSAIKGFPTLACLFIGIISSMVFGLISGTIPNISEFLDLMYTGFSSAGASVIIMMMWITAFGGIMGSINAFEPLSRIVKKISRNVRQLMFYNGVFSILGNVALADEMAQIVTIGPIIKNLVDENVEGTEEEKYKLRLRNGCFSDAMGVFGSQFIPWHTYTVFFTGIASVVYPLYDFRPTDIIKYNFLSIIVVVSILILTLTGLDKFIPLFNIPEEPKVKLKK; from the coding sequence ATGGTTGGAATAAAATTAGACTTTTTAATAGCAGCTCCAATTTCAACTATATATGTAGCAATAATTGCTTGGTTAACTGAAAAGTTTTCTTTTAATCAAATTGTAGAAAAAGCTGTAAATAGTGTAAAAGAAATTCAATTAGTATTTTTTATTTTGATGTTAGCTTATGCTATGGCTGAGGCTTTTATGGCTAGTGGTGTAGGAGCTTCAATAATTATTATGTCATTAAATTTAGGACTAACAGGAAAAACTATAGCAGTTACAGGAATAATTGTCACAAGTATTTTATCAATTACAATAGGAACATCTTGGGGAACTTTTGCAGCTTGTGCTCCTATATTTTTATGGTTAAATCATATAGTTGGTGGAAATATTCTTTTGACCTTAGGAGCTATTGCTGGTGGAGCTTGTTTTGGTGATAATATAGGACTTATTTCAGATACTACAGTTGTAAGTTCTGGAATACAAAAAGTAGAAGTTATACATAGAATAAGACATCAAGGAGTATGGTCTGTAGGGTGTCTTATAGTTGGAATAATAACTTTTTATGTAGTGTCAGTTATGTTGGGGTTACCAAATATAAGTGGAAATGTAAATGATGCTATCAATCAAATTCCTGATAACGTTTGGGAAGTTTTAAAAACAGAAAGAGAATCAGCAATTATTCTTTTAAATCAAGTAAAAGAGGGAGTACCTTTATATATGTGTTTACCTCTAATTTTTGTTTTAGTATCAGCAATAAAAGGTTTTCCAACTTTAGCTTGTCTTTTTATAGGAATTATTAGTTCTATGGTATTTGGATTAATATCAGGAACAATTCCTAATATTTCAGAATTTTTAGATTTAATGTATACAGGTTTTTCAAGTGCTGGAGCTAGTGTTATTATAATGATGATGTGGATAACAGCCTTTGGTGGAATTATGGGAAGTATCAATGCATTTGAACCATTATCAAGAATAGTAAAGAAAATTTCTAGAAATGTAAGACAATTAATGTTTTATAATGGAGTTTTTTCAATATTAGGAAATGTTGCTTTAGCTGATGAGATGGCTCAAATAGTTACTATTGGACCAATAATAAAAAATTTAGTAGATGAAAATGTAGAAGGGACAGAAGAAGAAAAATATAAATTACGTCTTAGAAACGGATGTTTTAGTGATGCTATGGGAGTTTTTGGGTCTCAATTTATTCCTTGGCATACTTATACAGTATTTTTTACAGGAATAGCTTCTGTTGTTTATCCTCTTTATGATTTTAGACCAACAGATATTATAAAATATAATTTTCTTTCTATAATAGTTGTAGTTTCTATACTTATTTTAACTTTAACAGGATTAGATAAATTTATTCCATTATTTAATATTCCTGAAGAACCAAAAGTAAAATTAAAAAAATAA